In Pyrus communis chromosome 11, drPyrComm1.1, whole genome shotgun sequence, the sequence ATTAGGTGCATGAGAGAGGGTACATTCGTTTTAATCAATGTAAGCTATATTCATGTTTACACTTCTGCTGTAACTTCATTGAACTTGTTAAATACGCAGTTTCAAGTGCAAATGGCTAAAAAAGGAGTGAAATTTGTTATACGGAGAAACAAGAAGTCgaccaaaaagagaaaaagaagtagGTGTGGAGAGTCTGGCGACCGTCCAAAATCCTAACCCTCAGATCATGACTGCCCGCAGTGCTGACTAGTATCCAAATCAAATCAATGCACATTCCttcaacaagaaaaacaaagatataAGGACAAACAAGACGTCAGACGATCGAACTAAATAAACAACCCCCCATTTTTCGCTATTTACCATAATCATCCTCCTCCTCACCTCTCTTTCTCCCCTTTTAGGCTCTTCCACACAAACCCCCAAAAGGGAAAAatacgggaaaaaaaaaatcaaaataaagaggtaaaagaaacagaaagaaaaactagCTACCTGCATTGGATTCAAAAGTCTATGTTCCATCCATGTTACAAAACATAACCATCATCTGGATCACCATCTTAACACAGAAAGTCAGTAAGTAAACCAAATTAGTACATAATTAAGTAGCACTGATGGATTGGAATGATCTCACTATCTGATGatgatcatatatatatatatatatatatatatatatatatatatatatatatatatatatatatatatatataagggcaTATATCTTCTACTCTTGCTTCAGCATATGAGAGGGGACTATGTCTTGAAGAAGGCCATGGTCAGCTAACAAAGCAGAACCGGTTGCCGGGGAGCAAAACCACCTTTCGGGATGAAGAAAGCCAGCGGTACTGGTAGCATTTGTAAGACACAATGAAGAGCCATTCACATAATAATCACCAAAATTAATTGGTGCCGATGAAGGCGAAGAGGAGTTGCTATCTGCAAATGGTTGCACTTGTTGATAGTCATGAGTAAATAGGGTTCTTGTCGGGATTAATGGCATGGCAAAGTTATTAGCTGGAAAAGCAGAAGCTGCAGGGAGAGTCGGGCGAGGCAGGAGTGGGCTGCGATGAGTGTGTTGTCCTTCATAAGTAGTTACAACAATGCTCGGATCGTCGAAAGATCGCTCCACTCGCTTCTTCACATTACATGATGCACTTGTGCACCGATAGTAACTCCTACAAAACATATTATCATTTCATCACATCACCAAAATTTAATtatgaaatacatatatataattgagaTTCTGATTGAAAACCCATTATTAAATTAATCTCCTGGTTTTGATACATTCAAACCAACAATGCAGAAATTCAAATGGAAGTGATTAATTTGGCTCTGAAGTTTTAGTACCTTGGAAAGGGGCTATTTTTGACAGCTTTTTGGCCGTACTTTCTCCATCTGTAGCCATCTTCCAGATGATCAACTTCGCTCTTTGTCATGAATGCAAATCTGGGTTCTCTCTGCCTTTTCCGACTCGCCTTCTTTGCTTTCAACCTTTTCTCCGATCCCAACACAAGAAATTACAAATGCATTAATATCTCACCTTTCACAAggctttttattaatttgactTACCCTTTTACccaaaatctaaaaaatttcaatttcccAGAAAACCCATCTCTATCTTGATCTGTTACGAAATGGGTTATCTCtcaaacacaaaatttaaagcaaagaaaagcaagaaaataattaaaaagtaaaaaactcACTCTTTCTTGGTCTTTTGTTGCTCGtcatgttcttcttcttcattatttttctcttgGTCTGTAGCAGCCTTATGATCAGTGTGTTCTTCGTTCACTGCCTCGCTTGATTCTGACGATATCGACGAAGAGTTTGGTGTTGTAGGCTGCTGATTCAAAGAGGAGTAGTCAGTAGATAACTGATCTTTTCCTCCCATTGTGGAAGCTAATGAAGGCAGGACTGTCGATGGTGTCTGAGGCAGATAATCAAATAGGGAAGTGGGACAATAGTCCTGTCCAACCCCAACCCCCAAAAGTTCCATAAACCCTAAAGATGAACTCTTTTCTCCTTCACAGAAATCAAACATGCCTGCAAATGGTGATGTGGTAagtccacctcctcctcctcccccatTCATATCGTTGCTATTAATGTTGTCCTCCCTCTTCACCACATCCTTCTTCACATTCATAGCTCACTCTCAGTACACACGCTACTATCTATACTTCTTCAAATCCTAGAGATAGAAAGAGAGTATGAGAGAGAAACTGGGCTTTGTTtgtcttagagagagagagagagagagagagagagagagattagggtAGGTCTGAGATATGGTTTATAAGATTTTtggaagagaaagaggagagagttTTGGGGGTAGGATTgtgggagagtgagagagtgagagagtgagagagtttTGGGTTGGCCTCAAACATTGACCGGCAATTGGAGGTGCAGGGTTTTGTACAGAGAAAGACAGATTTTGCAGTggcaacaaaaaaattgaatgcattgcatggttccGACAAACCGGGCGACGCTTTCATACTTGGGCCTTTGACCGTTTAaccagtttatttatttattttttatttttgtaatgtGAAGAGGGTTTCGTTACGCGTTAGCTACTTACGGCTACACAGACTACATGAATGTGAACCAAGCTTCTTCTTGGTGAGCTTTTGATTATTTGATAATTGTAATCCTTATCgacttaattaaatttaattaagataaTGTTTgggaaaccaaaattttaaactaaattcgcaaattaaataatatattactaataaaaaaaataaacacgttaatcaatacttaagtaataatttaattatcaacattaatatcatttaatttataaaatttaatttaaaaatttagtgtCACAAGCATTATCCATTTAAATATAGTCAAAGCAAAACCATATTATGAAATGTAGGAGAATTAATTAATGGGAATGTAGTGGCCTTTTGTAATTGGTGTTGCAGGTGAAGTACATATGATGGATGATTGTTATGTCCACGATgaataaattaattaactagAATAATAATTACGGGATGGACTTCATAACATATATTACTTTATTTGGCGGTAAGAGAGAGATACTTAGATACACAGAGTGAGAGAGTTTCACACTTCACTATCGCAGCAAAACGGTGTGTTAATATTATACAGAAATTCCCACACTTATTGAAACACTACGGCTaagttctttgtttttcttttttaagagaTCATCGTCAGTCCACTGTTTTGTGGGCACAAAGACTCACACAGATCATCTCTAAAagaattagttttttttttttttttttaaaagtgtcATTTGCTAATTCATTTGGCACTTTTATCCTATTCTTAAAATTTATCATTCAATCCATTATTCAACAACTCTTCAAATTTTATCTTTCATTTTAAAATACTATTATCTTTAACTTATTTTATCTTTTGGGCTCCAAATTTTTTAACtctttacaaaataatattcTTGAATAAAACATATTGGGGAATCAATTTGCTAACTTGAAGAAGTAGCAACTGACATTGTATACTAATTGGGTTGCTACCTCCGTTAAAGATGCGTTTTTCCTACCTGACATAACAAATTTAACTTTGCTACCCAACTGCTACCTCCTTAGAGATGCTCTATAGTAGGCGGACGACCTCTTTAACTGATTCGGAATGCTAAAATTAGGAATTATTTTTGGTAATAGTCTAAGTTTTGAGATCAATCGGACTAGGAGCGCATAACTAATCACATTGATGTTCATTTACACGACCCAACAAATATTGAGTTTACCATGAACAGACATTAATGCAATTATAAGAGAACTATTcaatataaattatattttgtttaatttaattttcaatataAGATTACATTGTTCAacaataacatcagaataattAAGAGAGTATCTACTAAACcaaaaataatatccataatccTTATCGCAAATAAAATCAATGAACAGGATGAACTTTAGGTGGAAATCATGTAGGACGTAACCAAATTTATATACCGTACGATAAGAGTATCAACTTTTTTAAGGTGTGAAATCATGTTTTCTTAAAATGTATAAGTGTATTATATTCCTTTAGATATAGTCGGTGATAAAAACCCTACTTTGATCTTGCACCGaatagagataaaaaaaaataaaaatacctaCAGGagtaaagaaaaaataaagagagaagaGATGAAAATGCCAAGGAAACAATcgtcttctctcttctcttttggTGGTGAAAATTGTGTTTGTGTAGGGCAAAGTTCACCCGTGCACGTGTGGCGTACTACGCACACGAACACACGACAGACACAAAGATAACATGCTGACACAATTTCTGTGTAACGCCGACTGAATTTGCATGCTCTAATTATGCTGTTTCCAACTTTTTTTTGGTATGAAACCTTTAAGGGAaggaattttcatatttttataaaaataagaatTAATTGTGGAGATCACACAATATCTAACTTTAACAATTcgaaccgtttatttttcaagttacactttatagatcatccttgtaaaatattagccaaatcaggaatgtttaagacatctaattaagttcaaagaaattaacaaatactttgttatataagaaacaatttATCTTGATTATTAAATAGACAAATAGTTTTGgattgaattatatttttgcaagaatgatttatgaatcgagacttaaaaaatagacggttcgatGTGGAGTAGGCCCCACACataatccccattttttgaaaaaaaaaattgaaaatccctttgcataaagggcCTGTTTCTTGGTAAAACAATAATCACTTCATATTCTTATTAATATATTTCGAGTAAGAGAAAGTTTAGTACGTACTCTCAATCTGAGTTCGAATTTCTACGAATATTCTATTAGTTCCCGGCTTTGTTTGACGTATTATTTGACTCGAAAGAGATAAAAGTACAACATATCTCATTTAACACCGAAGCTGCATAATAAGAAAATCAATTTGCTATCAATATATGGTAGATAAttcttatattttaaataaaatgttcacaatattttgatcactttcttgttcttttgattttattgagCGCCATTCAAGCATGCCAAATgcaaaaagaacaaaatcatTGAACATCTTAGTCTTTTGCATATATGATTGTCCTCTCCTATGCTTTCTTAACAAAAGGCTGTGGGTGTTGATGCATCGATCCCGATAATAATATCATATTAAACTGGATACACTCAAGCATATATATGCATGCTGAGGTCATAATGCTTTTATGTGAGCTATGATATTCCAAGAAGCCATCATTGCAACCCCTCCTATTATTATTCTTTAGTTTATAAATCTTACTTGCTCAAGTTTCTTGTACGATTGATGTTGTTATCGACACACTTTTTAACGTGTCCGAAAAACTAGATAGTAAGTCTTATGTTATAAATGCAAGAAGggttttttattatctttttcatatatttttttacttttgtaatTATATATGACGTGTGTTTTGAACATACGAAAAAATCTCTAATTGTTATCCAATACTAATACAGTAGAGCATTGTCAATACATATTAGAAGGCTTGACTACTAGATTGTTGAGTTTAAAATTTCTTTGTTGAAAGTTAGTTGTAATTTTGAACCACGGTTATGTATGTAAGAAAACAGAGTACAAACAGTGGCGAAGCTACATAGAAGCGAAGGGGGGCGGTCGCCCCTCCTCTCGTTGGAAAACAAAGGCAGAAGTGAGGCTTGAACCCCTCTGTTTCGGCCAGAATCTGGGAACCATGGTGGTTCCTGGTTCGAATCTGAGAACTGTGAGCttgcaggtttttttttttttttttttttttaatttttaaatctaGGGCAAAACAACGTTGTTTTGGccctggtaaaaaaaaaataatttttgtttggtaaacGACGTTGTTTTgcattaatcaaataaaaaaaaaattaaagagggaGGGACCATTGGTCCCCATCCCAATCCTCCCACACGTTTCAATTATTACCCCCACCCTTGCCCATAAATTACAAATCCCATCCCCCCACCTTTATTCCcagatttcaattttcaaaattatCTCAAATCCCAAAATTGAACACAAGAAAGCCCTGTTCCATTGGCCACCAAACTCCAGACGCCACCTTTTTTAAATTTATGGTTATCGATTATAGATTATTCATATGAATACTATGATTATTGAATTTGTTTTGAAGTACATAAAAGATGATTcatacattatatatattataggaACTTGAATCACACATGGTCTAGTAATAAAAATTGATTGCAGTAACCGCTATAAACCCTAATCAACTTACTCAAATTTTAATTGTGGTTTAgaataaaaattgaattcttgattattCATATGATTGTTagtattgattaattaattcgTGATTGGATTAGATATTACCCTATAGTCTACTTTAGGATTAAGAGTctaagatattttttttctttcgttatACAGTTACGTCATGGAACGATACTATAAGAAAAAGTGCTTAAATCTTTCTCCAATTACCGCGAAGCAATTCGTAGATACTACCTCCAAAATGAACCTTGTTAACCTAAATCTCACAAAATGAACCGGGAGGTGTGAAAGCTATATGTTAGTGTATAAACTTTTTACATTGGCTTTGGTGTTACCGGTTGTAGCCGTTTCAATGGAGAGAGCTTTTTTCTActatgaagattgtgaaaacatcATTGCGTAacaaaatgggagatcaatggttAAGTGATAACATGATTATTTACATTGAGAGAGATGTATTTGCTTTTAAAGATAACGAGCCTATTATGCGACTTTTTCATGACATGAAACATCGCCGACAACAActataatttatttgtattgattaattaTGGAAAACGTTACTATATAAAAAGATTCGCTTGTTGCCATTTTTCTTTAACCTTGCACGCATATAAGTTCGCCCCTACTCCCGAGAATAATTGGCTTTGCCACTTAGCACAAATATAGAAAGAATAAAGAGAAGGTGGTGTATTAACCCACTCCTTTTCATCTTCAACACTCTGTCTTAATTTTTAGTTATAAGATATCTCTactaatttataaaatactCATTGTTAACCAAAaccttatgaaattaccagtttaaccctttaattaaaacagaatatgaataagaaatatggggtagaaatgtaatttcacacaaccaaattttgcttttttttttcttcaaagcctcacctatatgtaatcctaacatatctctaattaaaaaataaaaaataaaccttcccactcccacattctctgtcactctcttcctctctctccttctatttcaaaaacaaaaataaaaaaatttctcacacattttgtgtgtgcTCATATGctagtaataaattaaaaaaaataatcaaatgacataaattaacaaaaaatgtcTAGGAGATAACACCAAcctaaagaaaaagagaaaaacttaATTGCTCCAAGtttatttggtttggttttcctAATGGCTGTGATTTTTTTGGGGATCAAATCTTAAGGGaaaggatctggagaggatcctttcCATTAAGTCCACCAAGGTATACAATccggacctttgaaatttgactTAATGACTACAAATAAGgattcattttaaaaattataataactttaatcgttagatcaaattttaaagatctGAATTGTGTGctttggtgaacttgtggaatGGATCGGAGAGGATTCTTTCCCAAATTTTAACGCGGTTTTGGAATATTTTCGGTTTCTTACATAACACGCTTTCGAGATCCTGCGGTCTAAATCTAACATTACATAACACGCTTTTGGAATATTTTGGTTGTCTTAATCAGCTGaagatttatttttaatattttattctttactcttttttttttttcaaataaatataTGCGTAATA encodes:
- the LOC137709158 gene encoding WRKY transcription factor 23-like; translation: MNVKKDVVKREDNINSNDMNGGGGGGGLTTSPFAGMFDFCEGEKSSSLGFMELLGVGVGQDYCPTSLFDYLPQTPSTVLPSLASTMGGKDQLSTDYSSLNQQPTTPNSSSISSESSEAVNEEHTDHKAATDQEKNNEEEEHDEQQKTKKELKAKKASRKRQREPRFAFMTKSEVDHLEDGYRWRKYGQKAVKNSPFPRSYYRCTSASCNVKKRVERSFDDPSIVVTTYEGQHTHRSPLLPRPTLPAASAFPANNFAMPLIPTRTLFTHDYQQVQPFADSNSSSPSSAPINFGDYYVNGSSLCLTNATSTAGFLHPERWFCSPATGSALLADHGLLQDIVPSHMLKQE